In Cicer arietinum cultivar CDC Frontier isolate Library 1 chromosome 7, Cicar.CDCFrontier_v2.0, whole genome shotgun sequence, a single window of DNA contains:
- the LOC105852500 gene encoding large ribosomal subunit protein uL30w-like encodes MAKEEVKSVVPESILKKQKRSEEWALAKKQELESEKKKRSKTRKLIWSRAKQYAKEYDDAQKELISLKREANAVF; translated from the exons ATGGCCAAGGAGGAAGTGAAATCGGTGGTTCCAGAATCCATTTTGAAGAAGCAGAAAAGGAGCGAGGAATGGGCTTTGGCCAAAAAACAGGAACTTGAAtcagagaagaagaaaagatCTAAAACAAGGAAACTCATTTGGAGTAGAGCCAAACAATACGCCAAGGAATACGATGATGcg CAAAAAGAGTTGATTAGCTTGAAGCGTGAAGCTAATGCAGTGTTTTAA